AGGACGACGGCACCCGGGAGGACGGCGGCACTCCGGAGGGCGACGGCACCTCGGCCGAGGACGGCACCCCGTCGGAACCGGAGCGCCCCCGCCGGGCCCGGCGGGCACCTGACCCCGAGCGCAAGGCGCGCACCCGGATGCCCCCTGCCGAACGTCGCCGCCAGCTCCTCGGCATCGGACTGCGCAAGCTGGTGGAGCGGCCGATCCACGAGCTCTCCATCGACGAGGTGGCCCAGGAGGCGGGCATCTCCCGGGGCCTGCTCTTCCACCACTTCCCGACCAAGACCGCCTACTACGACGAGGTGGTCGCCGCGGCGGCCCGGCGCGTACTGCGCAACACCGCACCCGACGAGGGCCTGGCCGCGGCCCCCGCGCTGCGCCAGTCCGTGGAGCGCTTCTTCGCGCAGATCGAGCGCCGCCGGGACTTCTATCTGGCCCTGGTCTTCGGCCAGGGCGCGGTCTCCCTCGGCGGCGAGCGGGTGGAGAGCCTGCGCGCCACGATCGCCCGGCGTGCGCTCGGCATCCTCGGCCTGGACGAGGGGTCCCTGCCGGTGGCCCACGCCTGGGCCGCCTACACCGAGGACCGCGCCCTGCAGTGGTCCGGCCGCCCGGCCCCCGAACGGGACGCGGCCAGGGACGCCGAGGTGACCCACTGCGTGGACGCCCTGCACGCACTGCTCGCGCTGAAGATGCCGTCGGCGGAGGAAAACTGAGGGGCGGGAGCCGCTGGCCGGTGGCCGGTGGCCGCCGGGGCATTAGCATGCCTGCTGGTGCGGGAACACCCCGGCCCGACGGCCGAACAGCCTTGCTGCCAACGCGAACAGCCTTGCTGGGAGCGCGAACAGCCTTGCTGCGAACGCCGGTCGGTCACACGGACGCGCGGGGTCGCGGCGGAGAGGCGTGCACGGGATGGGGTTCGACTCGGACCTGCCACAGCGGATCGGCGGGTACGCCGTGGAACGCAAGCTGGGCGCCGGTGGCATGGGAACGGTGTATCTGGCCCGCTCCCCGGGCGGCCGCGCGGTGGCCGTCAAAGTGGCACGCTCCGATCTGGCCGGTGACCCGCACTTCCGTGCCCGGTTCCGTGCCGAGATCGAGGCGGCCCGCAAGGTGGGCGGCTTCCACACCGCCCCCGTCGTCGACGCCGACCCCGACGCGGACGCCCCCTGGCTGGCCACCGCGTACATCCCCGGCCCCACCCTGTCCGGCCTGCTCGCCGGCCAGGGGCCGATGGACGAGGACCGGCTGCGGCAGCTGGGCGCTGCCCTGGCGGAGGCCCTTCAGGCCATCCACGCCTGCGGGCTCGTCCACCGCGACCTGAAGCCCGGCAACATCATCATGGCCGAGGACGGACCACGGGTCCTCGACTTCGGCATCGCCCGAGCCGTGGAGTCCACCCGGATCACCTCCACCGGCACCACCTTCGGCACCCCCGGATACCTGGCCCCCGAACAGGCCCAGGGCAGTGAAGTCAGCGGCGCCGCCGATGTGTTCGCCCTCGGCGCGGTACTCGTCTCGGCAGCGGGCGGCAGCGCCTTCGGCACCGGCGCCCCCATGGGCCTGATGTACCGCTCGGTGCACGAACCCGCGGATCTGTCGGCGGTGCCGGAGGCCCTGCGCCCGCTTGTCGCCGCCTGCCTGTCCAAGGACCCGGGCGCGCGGCCTACGCCGGACCGGTTGCTGCGGCTGCTGTTGCCGGGCGGGGACTCGCACGAGGCGACTGTGGTGGTACGCGGGGCACCGGGGGCGGTCGCGGGTGTGGGGGCGGTTACGCCTCCGGGGTCGGGGGCCACGAACGGTCCGGGGGGCAGCGGTACGGGAGGCCGTACAGACGGCGGCGGTACGGACGCCCCTGACGCCGCCCGCACCCCGACCCCCGTCCTTGGCGACACGGACCCCAACAGCAACGCACCCACCGTCGGTCCCGGCCTCGCGGACAGCCCACCGGCCTGGGCGGAGCACCGCGACGCCACCCCCGTCCCGCCGACCGCGCCGCCGCCCGGTGAGCAGCGCGGGCGGCGGCCCGGACGGTCGATCGCCATGGCCCTCGCGGCAGCCGCCGCCACGGGCGCGCTGATCGGGGGCGCGGTGTACCTCACGCAGCAGGACGGGGGAAATGACAATCCGTCCGCCTCGTCCCCGAAGCCCCCATCGGCTTCGGTGCCTTCGTCGAACTCGTCTGACTCGTCCGACTCATCTGAGTCACCGGGCTCATCGGGCTCATCGGATGCGTCGCCCTCGTCGCCGTCATCGGCCGCTCAGGAGCCGGGAGCACAGGGCAAGGTCACGGTTCAAGTCAGCGGCGCGGAACAGCAGAGCTGGGTGTCCGCCAAGAACTCCGCGGGCCGGATGCTCTTCGACGGGCTTCTCGGGCAGGGCGAGACCAAGACCTTCACGGACACGAAGGCGGTCAACCTGGTCCTCGGCGACGCGAGCGCCGTACGACTCGTCGTCAACGGCAAAGAGGTACCGAACGAGTTCACGCCCGGGCAGGTGGAGCGCCTGGTGTTCACGAAGGAGGACTAGCGACCTGAGTCGGAGACTCGTCGGCAGTGGGCGGCGAATCTCCGACCCAGGCCACTGAGCCGTTTCCTTCGAACCCAGCACGGCCGATCCGACGAGTGCCGCCCCAGCAGGCGGGCAGCCAGGCCCAGTTCGCCGCCGCTCGGTGCAGCCACCGGCATCGGCACGGCCACAACCCTGCGTCGGCATTTCAACCGGACAGTCGGGTGCCTCCGGATGCCTGTCGCCGGGCTTTTCGGGTGCGGCCTGCGCCAGGCACCTGACAGCCCGACAGAAAATGCCCCCTTGTCCACTCTTGTCCCAGGCATCTTGAGCACACATGATGGTCTAGACCAGAAGCTCTTGCTGTGCAGCTCTCGCCCTCCGACTCGACCTTCCAATGGCGCGGGCTGCCACAGGGCACACAAATCGGGGAACCCTTTGATGCGCCGTGAGTACGACTGCGTTCATTCCGGGTCATGGTGTGGAAAGTTGAAAGTGAAAAAGCGAATTGTTCAGGCGTCAGGCGCGTCCCTGGCAGCTCTACTTGTTTCGATAGGGCTCGCCGGAACCGCGATCGCGGCACCCGGTTCCGAAGCAGACCCAATCGACTCGACTCCCTCGGACGGCACAGGCGTGCACACTGCCCCGCCGGAAGAACCCACGGAAGAGCTCGTCGACGTGACGGACCCGGCCTCGGAACCTGATACCGGTCCGACTCCGGAGGCCGGGAACTCGAATCTTCCACCCAAGGAGGACTGTGGGCGGCCGTCCCGGATCTATACACCGGACAAGAAGGGGCGCAGCTATCACAAGGGAGTCGGTGCGACGCTCTCGAATACGAATCGCACCTCTCGGACTCTCAAGTCCACCTTTACGTCCGAAGTATCAGGGGAGGTGGGCGTCAGCGTCAGCGCGGGACTCACTACCAAGGTCGACTTCATGATCGCCGAGATTGAGGCGAAATGGGATGTTGAACTGTCCGCCAAGATAACCGCCAAGATGGGCGTCAATGTCATGGTGGACACACCGCCCAAGAAGACGACCAACGCCAAGTACGGCGTCTACCGCCTCAAGGTGACAGGCACCAGCTATCAGCATTACGGCTTCTGTCGCTACTCACCGAAGAAGACGGTCACCAGCTACACGCCTTACAAGGTGGGTTGGTACGTATGGGAAGAGTAAGCCGGAGGGGCCAGTTCGGTGCACGAGCGGCCATGACCGTGATCGGCGTGCTCTCATTCGGTCTCCTTCTCAGCGGATGCACGGAGGCAGCCACCGATGACCAGGCCGAACCGCATACGCTTCCTGAGAAGACGCGGCCATCAGGCAGGGCGGAAGAGGTGCCAGGGGAATCGGTGACCCGGGCCCCGAAGCTCGTGGAGGGGACGGCTCTCGCCGAAGTCGCTTCGGCGCGTGGGAACGGGAGTGTCGACCTCAACGGCAAGGTGGGCAAAGGACCTTTGACGCTCATGGTCAACTGCGAGGGAAAGGGAACCCTCAAGGTGGAAGTGAAACCCGTAGAGGTGCGGTTCCCTCTCGAATGCGTCGAGGGAGAGGTCAGCAGCACGATGAATCAGGTCGTTCTCAAAAGAGAGCGGTCCGACGGCTGGGTGAGCGTCACCGCACCGTCTTCGGTGCGCTGGGCGCTCACCGTGGGGAAATGAGTCGCCGTGCCGTCGGTGAATGAGCTGCAGCGTGTGCAGACGAGCATGAGAACAGCCCAAGAGGTGCAAGCCGAGAGCAGGAGGGGCCGTTTCGAAGCCGACGGACGCAGAGCGGGCCCGTTTCAGGGCCCGCTCTGCGCCGAGGCCGGAGAACACTATGGCGCTTACCCGGGGCATCCGTTGGACCGCCGGAGAGACAGCCCGGGTTCACCGCCCGTCCTCATGCGAACGATGGTCCTGCCATCGCCGGTAGATCGGTTCCGTAGCCGACTGGTGGCGGATGCAAGTGGAGAGGCAGCGCCGCCCGTCACTCCGGCCGGGCGGCGCTCCTTGCTCTCCGTGTCCGCCCGCCGTCAGTCCGTCCGCTCGATGCGCCAGCGCTGGACGGCGGCGCCTCCGGGGATGTTCTGCACCGCCTTCGCCCCGCTCGCCGTCGAGGCCTTGTCGACGTCCAGTTTGCTGCCGGTGGCGCGCGAGGTCAGCGTGTACGCGCCGTTGTCCGAGAGGGCGATCTGCCACTGCTGGCCGGTCCCGCCGTTGCCCTGCCAGAGGTGCAACGGGGTACCGGGGACCGGAGTGTTGCCCGGCACGTCGAGGACCTTGCCGCTGGCCGCACCGGTCACGGTGTAGTAGCCGTCACCGGCCGGGGTGAGCCGCCACCGTTGGTTGGCGCCGCCGTTGTCGTCCCACTGCACCACGGGCGTGCCGTCAGCGGTGCCGCCGCCGGAGGCGTCGAGCACCTTTCCGGTGTGCGCGTTGACCAGCTTGTACGTACCCTCCGGCAGCGCGGCCGACCGCCCCGGCTGGACGGAGAAATCGGCGTACTGCGCGGTGGTCCAGCCGCCGGTGCCGATGCCGGTCATGCCGCCCGCGTACGAGGTGTCCCGTACCGTGGTGAGTTTCTTGCCGTCGATGCGCACCGTGATCTCGGAGCCCTCGAAGGTCAGGGCGAGGCGGTGCCAGGTCCCGGTGCCCGGGGCCGTGACCTTTCCGCTCGCCAGGGTGGTGAACTTCCAGTCCTTGTCGGTCTTCAGGAGCGACCAGGCGCCGTCCTGGCCGAGGCGCAGGTGGTAGGCGTCCAGGCCGTTGTTGTTGCGGTTCTGGGTGCTCACGCGCCCGAGGATCTCCGCCTGCCCCTCCTCCTCGAGCAACACCCGTGCGGAAGCGGTGTAGTTGGACCAGCTCAGGTCACCCATCAGCGCGTACGGCTGGTGCCCGGGTTCGTCGGTCCACCGGATCGGGACCTGGGGAGCCATCTGCCGCAGACAGTTGCCGTCCCGGCCGCCGCCGCAGGGAGCCGACTCGAAGGCGCCGTTCATGGAGGCGAAGTACTTGGCCTCCCGGCCCACCGGGTAGTCCGCGAAGCTGTCCTTGTACGGCAGTCGCAGCGGGCTGCGCTCCGGACCGGTCGCGGTGGCCGCGCCCTGGCCGGTCGTGGTGGTGACGGTGTAGACGTGTCCGGGCTTCAGGGTGAGCCGGTACGTGCCGTCGACCGCGGTCAGGTCGCCCGCCGAAGTCATGCGCGGGTGGGCTGAGTTCAGGTCGGTGGACCAGACGTGCAGCGTGCCGCCGGGCAGTCCGCCCGCCGTCTTGAGGGTGACCTCCTGCTCGGCGGTGGCCTGCGTGGTCTCCAGGACGGTGCTCCAGGCGCTCTTGTCCGGGGCTGCGTAGCTGACGTAGCTGCCGTTCTCGCGCGCGCCGCCCAGGTAACCGCCCGCGGTGTCCAGGTACTTCCAGCCCCGGGCGGTGAACTGCGTGGTCTGCGCGGTGACCCAGGTGCTGCGGCCCACCCGGTAGGCACCCGACCAGGGCTGGTCGGCGACCACCATGCCCACCGTGTTGAAGTACTGGTTCGGATAGAGCGCCGCCACCAGCGGCCAGTGCATGAAGGACGTCATACGGCCGTCCAGATAGCCGCGGTTGATCCCGCGCGCCATCGCCGCGGCACCCGTCTCGGTGTCCTTGGAACCGTTCTCGCTCGCCCAGAGCGGCTTGCCGATGGCCACGGCGTCCGCACTGCTCGGGCAGCTGGTCATCTCACTGAGATATCCACAGGGATAGTGCGAACCGACCACGTCGATCGCCTTGTTCAGCTCCGGGTCCTTGCCCATGGCGGTGGCCACGTCCCAGCCGGCCGAGTCGTCGGCGACGATCTTCACCTTGTCGTAGCCCTTGGCGTCCAGGTCGGCGCGCAGCTTCTTGTACCAACCGGCGTCGTACCCGCGCTCGTTCCAGCCACCGAGGTAGTCGATGGTCAGTCCGTGCCGCTCGGCGCAACCCAGCCAGCGCACCAGGTAGTCGATCATGTCCTGGGACCAGAAGTTGCCGTCGCCGATCCAGCCGGGAGCGCCCCAGGACAGCGCGGCCAGCCCGATCCGCGGATTGCGCTGCTTGGCCTGCTTCATCAGCCACCATTCGTAGCCGTTGTCGCAGTTGACGGTTCCCCGCTCGTGCTCGATGGAGGACTCGGAGCCGTCGGTGGAGTTGGTGTCGCCGCCGATCTCGACCTTCAGCGTCTGGAGCGCCGCGCCCTGCCCCGGCTTGAAGAGGTAGTCGAGTATCCGGGCCCGCTGCGGCTCCGGATAGTCGACCAGCAGCCGCGAGTTGCCCCCGCCGCCGCTGATGGCGCCGATGCCGTCGAAGGTCCGGCCCGGGCTCGCGCCGTCCACGGTGATCGCCGTCGGGGCGGGCGGGGCCGCTGCCGCCGTCCGGTTGTCGAGTCCGGCGAGGAGGGGAACGCAGAGCAGGAAGGCCAGTAACAGCGCCACTCCGGGGACTCGGGGGGATCTGTCTCGGGGAGATCTGTAGCGGGCCGGGGCACGGGTGGGGTCCAAGCGCATACGGTCATCGCCTCCAGCGCTGAGTGAGAGGTGAACGTCGCTCAGCTTGACCGGGGCGGTTGAGTGAAGGCATGGACGCGCAGTGCGATCACTTGGACTTTTCACTCGGCCGACACCGTCGGTCCCGGCCTGTACAGGACGAGTTCACGCCCGGGCGGGTGGAGCGTCCGGTGTTCACGAAGGAGGACCAGGGATCAGGCGGGCCCTCCTCGACGTACCCACCGTGACCGCCTGTGAGAGTGTGCATGTCTGACATACGAAGGCTGCCTGCGGGAGGCCGGAGGAACCCGGGGCTGGTGGGAGCCGTGAAGCGCCACCACCCACGAGGTCCCGACCCGTCCTCCTCGGCGCCGCTGATGGGTACCGTTCGGAAGGATGTAGCCGATGGCTAGGGCAAGTGCACGTCACATTTTGGTCGCCAGTGAGGACAAGGCGTCCGAGCTCAAGACGCAGATCGAGGCCGGAGCGGACTTCGCCGAGGTCGCCAGGGCGAACTCCACCTGTCCCTCCTCGCGCCAGGGTGGTGACCTCGGCACGTTCAGCCCGGGACAGATGGTCCGCGAGTTCGACCAGGTCGTCTTCTCCGCCCCGGTCGGCACCGTCCAGGGGCCGGTGAAGACCCAGTTCGGCTTCCACCTCATCGAGGTCTCCCACCGCGAGGACTGACGCGAGGGGGCCGGGCCGCGTCTCGAACGTGGCCGGGTCATGAGGCGCGTGAGCGGGCCCGGTCGGTGCGAATGCGCCGACCGGGCCCGCCTGCTACGGCGCCGGAACACCAACTGTGCTACCGCGCCAAGAGGTTGAGGATCAGGCCGGTTCCAGGCCCGGGTTGCCCGCCTCGGTGACGAAGGAGCCCGAGGTGGTGAGCGGGGCTCCGGGGGTGGTGACGTGGGTGACCGTCTTGAAGTCGGCGCGGGCCTGGTCTGCGCCGTACTGGACCGTCACGTAGCCGCGACGCCCGTGGTAGAACTTCATGTGCGGGTTGGCCTGCATGTACGTGTCCCAGTTCGACGGCTTGTCCTCGCCGTCCTTGCCGCTGGCGATCGAGGTCGTGACGATCTCGGTGCCGACGGTCTTCGCGTCCGGGTCGCCGGGCTTCTCCTTGATGTCGAGCGCGTAGCTCTTGTGCACATCGCCGGTGAGGACCATCAGGTTCTCCACTCCGGCGGAGGCGGCACCGGCGAGCACACGGTCGCGGGAGGCCGCGTAGCCGTCCCAGGCGTCCATGCTCAGCTTCGCCTCGGCGTTGAGGTCCAGGCGACGCTCGGCGAACATGACCTGCTGCGGGACGACGTTCCACAGTGCGTCGGACTTGTTCCAGCCGTCGATCAGCCAGCGCTCCTGGGTGGCCCCGGTGATGGTGCGCTTGGGGTCGGTGGACTCCGGTCCGGGCACGTGGGCGGTGTCGCCGTAGGCCTGGTCGGAGCGGTACTGGCGGGTGTCGAGCACGTCGAACTGCGCCAGGCGGCCCCACTTGAGGCGGCGGTAGAGCTGCAGGTCGATACCGCTCGGCTGCTGGGCGGCGCGCAGCGGCTGGTTCTCCCAGTACGCGCGGTACGCGGCCGCGCGGCGGACCAGGAACGGGTCCACCGGCTGGTCCTTCTCCGGGATCTCGTCCGCGTAGTTGTTCTCGGTCTCGTGGTCGTCCCAGGTCACGACGAACGGGTGCGCGGCGTGCGCGGCACGCAGGTCCGGGTCGGACTTGTAGAGGGCGTACCGCAGCCGGTAGTCCTCCAGGGTCACCGTCTCGCGGTTGAACAGAGCGGGCAGCGGGGTGCTGAGGTTGCGGACGCCGCCGGCCGCGTTGACCGCGTACTCGTAGAGGTAGTCGCCGAGGTGGAAGACGACGTCCACGTCGTCGGCGGCCAGGTGCTTGTACGGGGTGAAGTAACCGTCGTGGAAGGCCTGGCAGGAGACGGCGGCGATGGTCAGCCCGGAGACGGCGGCGGCGGTGGCCGGGGCGGTACGGGTACGGCCCGTCTCGCTGATCCAACTGCCGGTGCGGAAGCGGTAGTAGAACACCCGGTCGGCGTCGAGGCCCTTCACGTCCACGCGCGCGGAGTGGTGGAACTCCGGGTGCGCGGTCACCGAACCGCGGCGCACGATCCTGGTGAACTTCTCGTCGCTCGCGAGCTCCCACGCGACCGTGATGCGCTCGGCGGGCAGACCGCTGTCGGCCTGGAAGGGCTTGGGGGCGAGCCGGGTCCACAGCAGCACGGAGTCGGGCAGCGGGTCACCGGAGGCGACACCGAGGGTGAACGGGTTCTCGGCGAGCTTGCGAGCGTCGTACTCGCGGGCGCTTGCGGCACCGGCCAGCGGGATGTTGGTGGCGAAGGCCAGCGCGGCGGCGGCGCCGGTCACGGTGAGGAAGCGACGGCGCCCGACGTGACGGGCGGCCTCGACGAACTCGGGAGTGTGCTGCGAAGGCGGAGTGTGACTGCTTGCGGGTGTCATCTGGCTCTCCCCTGACGATTACGGTCAGGGGCATTCGAATCGCGCAGTGCGGCCAGCGACTGTCACGTACAGAACAAACCGATGTCGGCGGAATGAGTTCCACATGGACCGGCGAGGAGTACGCGCCTTCGCGGTGAACTGACGGCAAACCCGGGCCGGGGCAAGGGAGTTGGAGGCTCGTCGGGATCTTTGCCCGGGACTTTGCCGGGGGCTGCGGCGGGGACTGCGGCGGGATGTTCGCGGGGTCCTCGCCGGGGGACTCCCGCCGCCCTACGGAGGCCTCGGAGGGCGGGCCGAGGGATGCCCCGCACGTCTCAGACGGCGACCCCGGACACGGCGGTCACAGCAACGGAGCTCTCCACAAACGGAATATGCCGGATCGCTTCACCTTGCGAGGTGGAAGCCTTATGCTCAACTCCCCCTCCATCGAAGCTTCACAATCGGAGCACGGTGGTGTGCGGCGGCGACACAACCGGGGAACGGGCGGCGCTACACCGTCCGGAAACCTTCCGGGGACTCCAACTCCGCCCCGCCACCGGCCCGTTCACCGGCCATCTTCTGGGGGGGGGAGCGGGCGGCCGCCCCGCGGCGATCCCTGGGGGCTTCCGTGCGCTGGGGGGCCACGGACGCCACGACCGCGGGAGCGGCCGCCCGCCGCACGACCAGCACGGAGAGCAACAGCCGGGCGGCCGCAGGGAGTTGGGCGGCAGCCGAGGAGAGGGATGCCGGGACTGCCGGGCCTTCGGCCCTCGTCCGTCCCCCGCCCTCCGTCCTCCGCCCTCCGCTCCCCGTCCGCCGCTCTCCGTCCGCCGCTCTCCGTCAGGCCTGACCGGTCTCGAAGTGTGTGATCTTGCCGTCGTCGACGGAGAAGGTCCACTTGGTGCGCATCTCGCCCCAGGTGTCGTTGCGGTAGTCGGCCACCAGGGCGCGGCCTCCCGCGGATTCGCTGGCCACGTCCATGTGCCCGTGCGAGGAGAAGATCTCCCGTTCCGTCCAGTCGGCGAGGTCACGCTCACTGCCGTCGTCGGCCATGGTCGCGCCGGGCGCGAGTGTGGCCTCGAACGCCTTACGGTCGTGCGCGTTCACCGCCGTCACGAAGGCACGGACGGTGGGGTCACTGAGTCTGGTCACCTGAATCGGCAAGGTACTTCCGCTCCTTCGGCGGCGGACCGGTGCCGGTCCGCCCGGTTGGTTCGCCCGGTTGGTTCGTACGGGACGCGTACGGGCTCGTACGAGAGGTCCCGTACCGAGGTCTCGCACGGGCACGTACCGAGGTCTCGTACGGGAGGCGTCCCGTACCGGACGGCACACGCGAGGGGTCCGACCGGGCCAGATTCGCACCGGCCCCAGGGCGGTGCCACGCGAGCGGGGCCGAGGGGGTTGCCCGGGCGGCGGGCGCCGGAGTGCCGTGGCCACTCGATCGGACGGTGCGAAAGACCTGCTCGGGGCCGGTCGGTGCGAGGGTGGAAGGCGTCCGCGACCTCGCCAGCCGGGAGTGCCGTCATCGTGACCTGCTACGACCGTAAAGACATGGGCCTGCTCCTGTTGCGCCTCGGCGCGGGAGGCATCCTCGCCGCACACGGCTCGCAGAAGCTCTTCGGCTGGTTCGGGGGCGGCGGCATCGAAGGCACCAGCAGCTTCATGGAGTCCGTCGGCTACTCCCCCGGCAAGGCGAGCGCCGTGGCCGCGGGCGTGGGCGAGCTGGGCAGCGGCGCACTGCTCGCCCTGGGCCTGGCGACCCCGGCCGCCGGTGGCGCGGCGATGGGCACCATGGCCGGTGCCTCCGCCGTGCTCGCACCCAAGGGCTTCTGGTCGCAGTCCGGCGGCTACGAGTACCCGCTGACCCTCGGCCTCATCGGTACCACCCTCGCCGTCATGGGCCCGGGCAGGCTCTCCCTGGACGACGCGCTGCGGCACAAGCTCAACCGCGGCTGGATGGTCCCGGCCGCGCTCGGCGCCGCGGCCGCGGCGGCCTCGGTCGTGGTGTGCTCGCGCGGGGCGGGCAGGTCCGCCGACGAGGGCGACGACGGGGACGGGGATGTTGCCGTCGGCGAGGGCGGGAACGGCTTCGGGGAGCTGGCCTCCGACGATTAGTCGGGCAGGTGCACGGACGGCCGGGCCGCCTCCCCCTGTCCGAGCGGTGTGGCAGGCTCCGCGCATGGATCACGGTCAGTTCCCCGTACAGCAAGGCGAGTTGTCGAGCGAGCCGTCGAGCGAGTTGTCGGCCGAGACGCTGTGGGCAACCATCGAGGAGTTGCACGACTGGCTCGACGGCAACCGCACCCTGCCACCGTCGGAGACCGTCCTGCTGCGGGTGCTCAAGCTCTCCGAAGAGGTGGGCGAGGTGGCCCAGGCCGTCATTGGGGCAACCGGCCAGAACCCTCGCAAGGGCGCCTCCCACACCTGGTCCGACGTACAGGCCGAACTGTGCGACGTCATCATCACGGCGATGGTGACCCTGCGCACGCTGACCCCCGAAGCCCGCGAGGTCTTCGCGGGCCACGTCGACCGGGTGGCGCAACGCTCGCGGGCGGCGCGGGGGCCCGGGGCGGGGGACGAGGCCTGAGGCCAGGGGCGGTTCGGGACCAGGCGGCGCGCGGCGGGAGTGGGAGCGGACACGGTGCCCACTGCCCCTCTGGCGTGCAGGCGTCTCCTTGACCTGAAGTGCGATTGAGCTTTTAGCGTGTTCTCAAGTTGATCACCTGGCGGCGGGAGAAGGCGCTCATGATCCTCGTGACCGGAGCCACAGGAAACATAGGAAGTGCACTACTGGGGGAGTTGCACGCATGCGGCGCGGGGCCGCTGAGGGGGTTCACTCGCGACGCCTCGCGGGCGGCGTTCCCCGCAGAGGTCGAGGCCGTCGAGGGTGACTTCGCGGTGCCGGAGTCGTTGAAAGCCGCTCTGGGCGGGGTGCGCTCGCTGTTTCTGTTGTCGCGTGTGGGCCCGGACGCGGAGAGCCTCGCGGCAGCCCGTCGGGCGGGTGTGGAGCACGTGGTGCTGGTGTCGTCCATTACCGTCCAGACCCATCCGCATCTGGGCCCCGCCGACGAGAACCTGACGGTCGAGCGGCTGCTCAAAGACAGTGGCATGGCCTGGACGATTCTGCGGCCGACGCAGTTCGCCTCGAATGCTCTGATGTGGGCGGCGTCGATCCGCGACCGTGAGACGGTCCGCGCGCCGTATGCGGACACGGGGCTGCCCACGATCCACCCCGCGGACATCGCGTCGGTGGCGCGGGTTGCGCTGACCGAGCCCGGCCACCCGGGGCGGACATATGCCCTGACCGGTCCGGAGCCGGTGACAGCCCGGCAGCAGGTCGACGCCATCGCGGCAGCCGTCAGGCGAGAGGTGCCCTTCATCGAGATCAGCCGACAGGAGGCCCGTGCCCAGATGGTCGCGGTCTTCGGGCACGAGGCAGCGGATGCGGTGCTCGACGTCACGGGCGGAGACGTCAATGACGAGTTGCTCGCGGTGCGCGACACGGTTTCACAGGTCACCGGCTCGCCGGGCAGACCGTTCCGGCAGTGGGTTGCGGAGAATGCCGACATCTTCCGCTGAGACGCCTTCGCATCGCATCACCACGCAGGGCGGGAGCCCTCCGGACTACCTCGCCCCGCACGGCGCGACCCATGTGGCCGAGCGCTACGTCCGTTCCGGCAAGTACGTCACGTCGGCCGGGGTTTCGGCGGGTATCGACATGGCCCTGTACCTCTCGCAGCAGATCGCGGGCGAACAGGTCGCGGGGGCCCTTCAGTTGGCGGTCGAGTACGACCCGAAGCCGCCCTTCGACACCGGCAGCCCGGAGAAGGTAGGACCCGAACTCCGGGAACTGGCACTGCGGTTGCTCGCCGAGTCCGCGGAGTAGACAGCCACACAGGCCGCGCCCGGAGGGGCCGGCAAAGGCGGCCGCCGCACAGGGGACGGCGGCCGCCCTCGCCCGCGCGGCCGAGAATGCACTGTGCGGGACAGGGACTGAGGCATATTCTCTTCACATGTCCTCCACCTCCGCCGCTTCCCCGTCAACCGGGAAAGCACGCTCCGCAGATGTCGTGAACGAGGAGATACGCGCCCTGTGGCTGCGCGCCGGTGGGAAGTTGACGGTCGAACAGCGCCGTGAGTACGAGGCCCTGGTGACGGAATGGGCGCAAGCGGTACGTGGGGGAATCGTGGAGGCGGCCTGAGCCCCTCCGGCACCACGACCGGCGC
This is a stretch of genomic DNA from Streptomyces sp. NA04227. It encodes these proteins:
- a CDS encoding TetR/AcrR family transcriptional regulator codes for the protein MSDGSPSEESEEARPEDDGTREDGGTPEGDGTSAEDGTPSEPERPRRARRAPDPERKARTRMPPAERRRQLLGIGLRKLVERPIHELSIDEVAQEAGISRGLLFHHFPTKTAYYDEVVAAAARRVLRNTAPDEGLAAAPALRQSVERFFAQIERRRDFYLALVFGQGAVSLGGERVESLRATIARRALGILGLDEGSLPVAHAWAAYTEDRALQWSGRPAPERDAARDAEVTHCVDALHALLALKMPSAEEN
- a CDS encoding RodZ domain-containing protein, which gives rise to MGFDSDLPQRIGGYAVERKLGAGGMGTVYLARSPGGRAVAVKVARSDLAGDPHFRARFRAEIEAARKVGGFHTAPVVDADPDADAPWLATAYIPGPTLSGLLAGQGPMDEDRLRQLGAALAEALQAIHACGLVHRDLKPGNIIMAEDGPRVLDFGIARAVESTRITSTGTTFGTPGYLAPEQAQGSEVSGAADVFALGAVLVSAAGGSAFGTGAPMGLMYRSVHEPADLSAVPEALRPLVAACLSKDPGARPTPDRLLRLLLPGGDSHEATVVVRGAPGAVAGVGAVTPPGSGATNGPGGSGTGGRTDGGGTDAPDAARTPTPVLGDTDPNSNAPTVGPGLADSPPAWAEHRDATPVPPTAPPPGEQRGRRPGRSIAMALAAAAATGALIGGAVYLTQQDGGNDNPSASSPKPPSASVPSSNSSDSSDSSESPGSSGSSDASPSSPSSAAQEPGAQGKVTVQVSGAEQQSWVSAKNSAGRMLFDGLLGQGETKTFTDTKAVNLVLGDASAVRLVVNGKEVPNEFTPGQVERLVFTKED
- a CDS encoding RICIN domain-containing protein, encoding MALLLAFLLCVPLLAGLDNRTAAAAPPAPTAITVDGASPGRTFDGIGAISGGGGNSRLLVDYPEPQRARILDYLFKPGQGAALQTLKVEIGGDTNSTDGSESSIEHERGTVNCDNGYEWWLMKQAKQRNPRIGLAALSWGAPGWIGDGNFWSQDMIDYLVRWLGCAERHGLTIDYLGGWNERGYDAGWYKKLRADLDAKGYDKVKIVADDSAGWDVATAMGKDPELNKAIDVVGSHYPCGYLSEMTSCPSSADAVAIGKPLWASENGSKDTETGAAAMARGINRGYLDGRMTSFMHWPLVAALYPNQYFNTVGMVVADQPWSGAYRVGRSTWVTAQTTQFTARGWKYLDTAGGYLGGARENGSYVSYAAPDKSAWSTVLETTQATAEQEVTLKTAGGLPGGTLHVWSTDLNSAHPRMTSAGDLTAVDGTYRLTLKPGHVYTVTTTTGQGAATATGPERSPLRLPYKDSFADYPVGREAKYFASMNGAFESAPCGGGRDGNCLRQMAPQVPIRWTDEPGHQPYALMGDLSWSNYTASARVLLEEEGQAEILGRVSTQNRNNNGLDAYHLRLGQDGAWSLLKTDKDWKFTTLASGKVTAPGTGTWHRLALTFEGSEITVRIDGKKLTTVRDTSYAGGMTGIGTGGWTTAQYADFSVQPGRSAALPEGTYKLVNAHTGKVLDASGGGTADGTPVVQWDDNGGANQRWRLTPAGDGYYTVTGAASGKVLDVPGNTPVPGTPLHLWQGNGGTGQQWQIALSDNGAYTLTSRATGSKLDVDKASTASGAKAVQNIPGGAAVQRWRIERTD
- a CDS encoding peptidylprolyl isomerase, which translates into the protein MARASARHILVASEDKASELKTQIEAGADFAEVARANSTCPSSRQGGDLGTFSPGQMVREFDQVVFSAPVGTVQGPVKTQFGFHLIEVSHRED